CGCTCTGTCCTGACGTTCAATAACGGCAGCGGCCTATGTTGGTTAATTGCGGCAAGCAAGAGTGATGAAAGGATTCTAATCCAGCTCCCGCACCATTTCTTCCGGCTTGATCAGCCGGTCGAAATCCTCGGCGGACAGGATGCCGAGTTCCAGCGCGGCCTGTTTGAGCGTCTTGTCCTCGGCATGGGCCTTTTTCGCGACTTTGGCGGCGTTGTCATAGCCGATATGGGGGTTGAGCGCCGTGACCAGCATCAAGGATTCGCCGACCAGTTTGGCGATCCGCTCCAGATTCGGCGTGATGCCCACGACGCAATTATCGGTAAAGCTGCGCGCGGCATCGGCCAGCAGGCGCACCGATTGCAGCAGATTATAGATCAGCACCGGCTTGAAGACATTCAGCTCGAAATGGCCGTTCGATCCCGCCACCGTCACCGCGACATGATTGCCCATCACCTGCGCCGCGACCATGGTCATGGCTTCCGACTGCGTGGGATTGACCTTGCCGGGCATGATCGACGAGCCGGGCTCGTTTTCCGGCAGGCTGATCTCGCCGATGCCGCAGCGCGGGCCGGAGCCGAGCAGGCGGATGTCGTTGGCGATTTTCATGAAGCTGACGGCGATGGTGTTCATCGTGCCGGAGGCTTCGACGATGGCGTCGTTGCTGGCTAGCGCCTCGAACTTATTCGGCGCGCTGATGAAGGGCTTGCCGGCGATGATGGCGGCCTGGCGCGCGAATTCCTCGGCGAAGCCCTTCTTGGCGTTGAGGCCGGTGCCGACGGCGGTTCCGCCTTGCGCCAAGGGATAGAGGCGCGGCAGGCATTCCCTGGCGCGCTGGACGGCGTTGCGCGCCTGGACGGCATAGCCGGAGAATTCCTGCCCCAGGGTGACCGGCACCGCGTCCTGCAGATGGGTGCGGCCGATTTTGACGATGGCGGCGAATTCGGCGGCTTTTTTCTCCAGCGCCCCGGCGAAGTGCAGCAGCGCCGGGATCAGATGATCGTCGATCTGCATGACGGCCGCGATATGCATCGCGGTCGGGAAGCTATCGTTGGAGCTTTGGCCCATATTGACGTGATCGTTGGGATGGACCGGCTTTTTGCTGCCCATCGCGCCGCCGAGCATTTCGATGGCGCGGTTGGAGATGACCTCATTGACGTTCATGTTGGTCTGCGTGCCGGAGCCGGTTTGCCAGACCACCAGCGGAAATTCGCTGTCCATTTTCGCGAGGATGATCTCGTCGGCGGCTTTTACGATCGCGTCGCCGATAGCCTTGTCCAGAACGCCGAGCTTCATATTGGCGAACGCCGCCGCCTTTTTCTGAATCCCGAATGCATGAATAAGCGCGAGCGGCATGCGTTCGCCGCCGATCTTGAAGTTCTTCAGGCTGCGCTGCGTCTGCGCTCCCCAGTAATGTCCGGCGGGAACCTCGATAGGGCCAAAGCTGTCGGTCTCGGTGCGGGTGGTCGGATGGGTCATGGGGGACTCGCGGCTGGGGTCTGCGCCGACGATAGAACATTTGCCGCGCGCGGGGCAACAGCGCTAATATCCGCGCCCTTTCGCGAAAGCCGTTTCCAATGCCTGCTTCAATCTGCGGCGGAAATCCTTCGTGCGGCCCATCGCGATTTCCAGCTCCAGCATCAGGCACAGATCGTCGAAGCCGACGGGCGGATGGTCGTCGAAACTGAAAGCCATTTGCCTTGTGATAATGGATGGTCGCGCCATAAAACGAATCAGCCGAAATAAGGAGAATCGCTTTTCTGTTTACAGGAGGAAAAATCCTATTTCAAGGGATGTTTCCTTCCCTCCGTGCAATTCGAGAAAAGCAATAATGGTGGATCAGAAGGATGCGTTCTGCTTAATGCGCTTCTGCAAATAATCGCGCGCTTCGTTCATCTGGGCGTTCGACAAATCGTCCAGCGAGACGATGCCGAACTGATCGAAGAATGCGTCTCTTATGGAGTCTTTTTCGATATGCTGCGTGTCGGCCGCGTAACGAATGAGAGCGATAAGCTCGATCTTTTCATAGCGGTTGAGGGGGCGGGCGTAGTCCAGCGCCAGAACGGTCGCGCCGCTCGCGCCGGCGGCGCTCAACATGGCGGCAAGCGCTACGGTTTTCAGGCTGTACTGGCCGCCGTGATCGGATTCGGGTTCGGGGCGCGCCAATATTTCCCGCGCCAGGGTTACAATTTTCTCACTTCGATCACTCATGATTAATCAGCCTCCTGTTATTACCGGCAGTTTTCACGCCTTAAAAATTTTTGCGGTTACTTTTTAATTTTTCTCGCGGCGCCGTCGTTATTCTGGGCGTAGGCGATCAAGGTGCGGGCCTGCGAGGCCAGTGCCGCGGGCTTTTGCTCGTCGGCCAGCATTTGCCGGTATAAGGTCGTCGCCATCGTCGCCAATTCCTTGGATGATAGTTTCCGTCCCATATCGTCGGCGGTTTCCTGGATTCTGGCGATAATTTCCGTCAGCAAATCCAGTTTGTCGGGAAATTTTCCCTGATTCAAATCATGTTGAGCGGTCGCGTCTCCCATCAAATAGGCGGGCGTCGTGCCCAGCACGCGCGCCAGAGCCTGCAGCGTGTCGTAACGGGGATTGCGCGCGCGGCCTATCAGCATATCGCGCACCGCCGTGGGATTAAGCCCGGCCAGGATCGACAGCTGGCGCGGCGAAAAATCGCGCTCGTTGAGCAGCTGCTGCAGCGTCTGGAGCCAGCTGGGGGCTTTCTTGGATGGTTTGCGGTTTGTCATGCCGATGCTATAGCCGACCGCGAAGGCAAGATCAAGGGAAAAATCCTATTTGGGCGGCTCGATCCAGCCGTCCCATCGCCGCGCGCGGAATAAAGCCGTCAGCGCCAAGTAAACCATGACGGCAAAGGCGATTCCGGCGATCATGTCGCTGGGATAATGAGCGGCGACGATCACGCGCGTCGAGGCCACGACGCCCGCGAAGACCAGCAGCGCCGCCCGCCACCGGGGAAATATCGCCGATACCGCCAGCGCCAGCGACATCACGGTAGCCGAATGGCCCGAGGGGAACGACCAGCTTTGCGAGTCGAAAACAACGAGCGAGAACTGGTTAAAGATATCGTGTCTCGCCAGCAGCACGGGCCTTGATCGCCCCACCAGGATCTTCATGAGATCGACCGCCAGGCCGGAAACGGCGACGTTGGCGAAGATGAAGGCGGCGATCTGCCCGCGCGCGAGCCATTGCTTCTTTCCGCGCCATGCGAGCAGGAACGCCACCCCGGCATAAATACCGAGCGGCGGAAGATACCATACGCTTTTGCCGAGATCGGTAATGACCTTGAATGGCGCGATGATATCGGGCCTCTCCCGATCCAGCGCTTGCAGATAGGCCGTGATGGGGCGGTCGACCCACATCATGCACCCCGCGATGATGAGAGCCGCCGCCAGAAGGGCTATGATGATTTGTTTGGTTTGCGTCATGGAGTTTGTTTCGTACCGTTTGGCCTGTAGAGGGAAAAATCCTGCCATCCGCCGCCGTTATAATTGTAGCCGCGAATTTCGCCAAGCTTGACGGCATTCAGGCCGCCGTTGAATTTCGCTTCCTGTTTCTTCTCGATCATCGCGACGGCGCATGAATCCTGTTCGAGCAGTTTTGCCGCATAGGCGGCGCCGTTGGCGGGCAGCGTAGCGGTTCCGGCGAGGAACACAAGGCTGGGTTCGGTATAGCCGCTGGTGATGAGGCGGCTTGAGGCGCATGACCGGAATTCGGCGAATTTTTCCGCCGTTTGCCGAGAAATCCAAAGCGAGTCCAGCGCGGGGAGCAGCAAGGAAAATACCGCCGGTATGAGAATGATTGCGCTGCCGACGCCCCAGCGGGCGGCCTTGGCCGGAGCGCGCAACTGCTGGCGCATCTGAAGAACAAGAAAAAGAACAGCGATCAGAATAAGTCCGGCGGGAAGCGGCTTGAGGGATTCTCCAAGCATGAGCGGCACGGCCGCGACCGCCAGCATGAATAGCGCCAGCGCCGAGCCGAGAAGAATATTGGCGGCTTTCCAGAATAAGTTCCACCGTGCGGCGACCGGCCTTTCCTGAAACGCGGCATGCGCTGCCAGCCATGCAAGCGCGGGATAGCAGGGCAGCACATAATGCGGCAGCTTGGTGAAAATCAGCTCATAGGCGATCCATGCCGGTAAAATCCAGGCGAGCGCGAAGCGGAGCGCCCGGTTTTGCCGTTCCGCCCATGCCGCCGCCAGGCCGCGCAGCGCGAGCCACGTGAACGGCCCGAAACATATCGGAAACAGGATCGCGTAATAGCCGGGGGGCAGGAAGCCGCGATCCTGCCCGGTGAAAATCTTGCCGAGGAAATCATGCCCCGCCGATTCGGCATAAAACTTTCCGCCGCTCGCGATCCCGATCCAGACCAGCCAGGGCAAGGTTAATGCAAGACACAACGCAAGGCCGGGCAGGGGGCGCAACTGTTTGAACCAATCGATCTTGCGGTCGGCGATCCATAGCGCGAGGATCGTCAGTCCGCTGATGAAGAGAGCAATCGGGCCTTTCAGCATGATCCCCAGGGCCTGGGCTATCCAGAATCCGGCGGCGAGACGCGAGGGCAGCTTTTCCTGCGTTATGTAGGCACGCGCGAGAATCCATTGCGCCCCGCAAATAACGGCCAGAAGGGCGGCGTCGGTCTTGGCGAGGCGCGCCTCGGTGTTCAGCAGGCCGGAACTGACGAGGATCGCCGCCGTCAGGAATCCGGTTCGCGGGCCGGAAATCCGCCCCGCGCCCCAGCCGGTCAGCAGGATCGCCGCCAGCGCTCCCAGCAGCGACGGCAGCCGGTAGGGCCATATCTCATTGTAGGGAGACTTGCCGAACATAAGCGCGCTCGCGCTCTGCAGCCAGTATATGCCGATAGGTTTTTTGTAGCGCGGATCGTTCTGGAAATAGATGTCGGCATAATTGCCGCTCTCGATCATCTGCTTGCTGGCCTGGGCGAAAAGCGGCTCGTCGCGGTCGACCGGCGGCAAGCTGGCAAGGCCGGGCAGCATCGTCATCAGCGCGAGCGCAGCAAGCAGGCCATAATGCCGCCAGGTCAGCCCCCCGGTCATTCCGCGGGCGCGGCCACGGCTTTATCCCGCCGGATGAAATGGATGTTGCGCAGATAGACGAGCATCGCCGCGGCCTGACCGAAAATGAAGACCGGGTCTTGCTTGTGAATGGCGTAGATCAGCGTCGTCCCGCCGCCGGTCAGGCTCAAATACCAGAAGGATTCGGGAATCACGCTCTTGCCGGCGCGCTCGCTGACGATCCATTGATAGATAAAGCGCATCCCGAAGAGCGCTTGTCCCGCGAAGCCGAATATCACCCACCAGTCCCAATGGACGATCAGCCATGCGATAAGATTTTCAGCGATGCTCATGATTCAATCCTCTGCAGTTCTGACATGCGGCGCGCCGAGATAGTCGGCGGCCTGCATTTCCATCAACCGGCTTACGGTGCGCTTAAAGGCGAAGGAATGCTCGCCCTCGGTATAAATTTGCTCCGGCGGCGCGGCGGACGTCATGGCCAGCTTCACCTTGGCTTCATACAAGGCGTCGATCAGCGTCATGAAGCGCAGCGCCGCATTGCGCTGCTCGGAATTCAGGCATGGCACGCCGTCGAGCAGCAGCACATGATAGCCGTTGGCCAAGGCCAGATAATCGGCCGCGCCGAGCGGCTGCTCGCATAATTCGGCGAATGTGCACCAGGCGGCGCCCTTGGCCGCGCGGGACAGTTCCAGATGCCGCCCCTGAGCCACTTGAAGCGTGTCGGCCTTCGGTTCGGCATCGTCGGTGAGCGCGGCGAATAATTCGGCAAGATGACGGCTGGCTTCCGGCCCCAGCGGCGAAAAGAACATCGGGCGTCCATGCACCCGCGCCAAGCGGTAATCGGTCGCGCCTTCCAGTTCGACGATATCGGTCTGCGATTTCAGCGTCTCGATAAAGGGCAGGAACAACTGGCGCTGCAGTCCGCCCTTGTAAAGCTCGTCGGGCGGCCAGTTCGATGTCGCCACCAGCACCACGCCCGCCTGGAACAGCGCCGTGAACAGCCGTCCCAGAATCATGGCGTCGGCGATGTCGCAGACATGAAATTCGTCGAAACACAGCAATTTGCTGTCGGCGGCGATCCGGCGGGCGATCTGGGGCAGGGGATCGGCCTTGCCGCTATTCCTGCCGCGCCATTGATGGAGCGCCGCGTGGATTTCGAGCATGAATTGGTGAAAATGAACTCGTCTTTTGGCCTTGACCGGCGCGGCGTCGAAAAACAAATCCATCAGCATGGATTTGCCTCGCCCGACTTCGCCATGGAGATAGATTCCGCGCACGGCCGGGACAGCTTGCTTTTGCCGCCAGAGCCGCCCAAAAGTGCCGGTGGCCTGCCTGGCAACGCCGGCCGACAGGCGAACGCATAAATTCTGCAAGGCATCGACTGCCCGCGCCTGGGGCGGGTCGGGACGCAATTCGCCCGAAGCGAGGCGGGCGGTGTAGATTTGCTGAAGACTTACGGTCATGCTGTATTATAAACAGCTCAAGCGAAAACGGAACCATGCCTCGCAGCTTCTTTTTCCATAACGACGATTTGCGCCTGACCGAGAAACTTCGGGCGGTTCATTGGGGGCTGGTGCTGCTGGTCGCGATGGTCTGCGGCATCGGGGTCGCTTTGCTTTATTCCGCGGGCGGCAGGAACTGGCAGCCCTGGGCCTGGCCGCAGATGATTCGCGCGGGCGTCGGCATCCTGCTCATGCTGGGTTTCGCGATGATCGACGTGCGCTGGTGGCTGCGGCTGGCCTATCCGCTCTATTTCACGATGCTGGCGCTTTTGGTCGTGGTCGAAATTATCGGCCATATCGGCATGGGGGCGCAGCGCTGGCTCAATCTCGGCTTTTTCGTCATCCAGCCTTCGGAAATGATGAAAATCACCATGATCCTGGCGCTGGCGCGGTATTTTCATGGCTTGCCGGGGGAGGATATAGGCCGGATCAGGTCTTTGGTGCCTCCGGCTCTCATGGCGGTGTTTCCGATCGGCATGGTGCTGATGCAGCCCAATCTCGGCACCGCCGCGCTGCTGGGCTTTAATGCGATGGCGCTGTTTTTTGTCGCGGGTGTGCGGAAATGGAAGTTTTTTGCGCTTTTTTGCCGCCGTCGGGGGCAGTCTACCGATCGCATGGCATTTTCTGCATGATTACCAGAAGCAGCGGGTGCTGACCTTCATGAATCCCGAGGCCGACAAGCTCGGCAGCGGCTATAACATCATGCAGTCGAAAATAGCCTTGGGTTCGGGCGGGCTTCTTGGCAAGGGTTTCGGCCTCGGCACGCAAAGCCAGCTTCAATTCCTGCCGGAAAAGCATACCGATTTCATCTTCGTCGTGCTGGCGGAGGAATTCGGCATGATCGGCGCCTGTGTCCTGCTGGCGCTTTATACATTGATCTTGGTTTACGGCTACCTGATCGCCATCGGCAATCGCAACCAATTCGGGCGGCTGGCCGCCTTCGGCCTGACGACCAATTTTTTCCTCTATATGGGCGTCAATATCGCCATGGTCACGGGGATGATGCCGGTCGTCGGCATCCCTCTGCCGCTAGTTTCCTACGGCGGGACGGCCATGCTGACCCTGATGATGGGCTTCGGGATTCTTCTCGGGATCGGCATTCACCGCGATACGCGCATTTCGCGAACCGGGATCACCGACTCATGACCGCCTCATGAAAGTATTTCCGCGCCCTACCATTATGGGGCAAGGACATGCCGAAATGAGGTAAACAGCGATTTTTCTGAAGTCTTTCTGCAAAAAACATTATTTGCTTTCATGTTTTCATGATTAGCTCATTGAAGCAGGACATGAGGTCGCTGCGAGATGATTGTGAAGACCATGACGATTGAAAGATTTTATAGAGAGAAGATTATGTTGAACGTATCCACCGGAACTTATTTGACGCTGTGCGCCCTGGTGCGCGATGCCATGCAGGTCGAAAGCGACGCCTCGCCGATGCTGGCGCGGGTCGCGCGCGAGCTGTCGCTGGCCTCCCACGACGTGCTTCCGTCGGAACTGAAGAAAGATACGCGCAAGGTCGCCGCCCTGGCCGAAGCCGGGTTCATTCGCGACGATTTGACATTCAGCGCGGCTTAAGCAAAAACAGCGCTGCTTAAAACACACCCATATTTTACGGAGATATCATGGTTGAAGCCCATAATGGCGACGGGCTGACCGACGCCGAAATCGTTCAAACCTATCGTGAAAAATATGCAGACAGGGGCTGGCCGACTGAAGCTCAAGTGATCGATAGATCTATTGATGAGGCTGTCGCTTCTTTTGTCGATGTCGATCAAGCGAGAAAAAAAGCCAGCGACGCTCTTAAGATCGTCGTCCAGGCTGCCAAGCCTGAAATCGCCGAGCTGTTGCAGGCAGGCCTGAGCTTGCGCTGGCATATGGACGCGGAAATGCCGCGCAAACCTGAATCGGAATATACGAAGGAAGAGAAAAGAAAATATTTAGGCAAAGATTCAAAATTTGCCGCCTTGGAAAACCGGAATCATATCGCCTGGCGTGCCTTGCATGAGGCGATGCGAGAGCAGGCGGCGTCTCTCCCCGATCTTGGCGGATGCAAGGAGGATTCCTCCTATCCGGTGCGGAATGCGCTGCCCGGCATGTTCGTGAGCCGGCTGGATCATCATGCGCGGTCTCCCTATGTGCCCGCGCTTCCCGCGCCTGATGAGGGGCCCTCTACGCCGAGAACGCCTGGGCCAACAGGGGGCTCCGCGAATCCGGCATTGACGTTAGGATAAAGTTACTGCGTCAGATGCCGTCGCGGCCAGTATCGTGCCCGCAGGCTGTCATGATGGCCCAGCAGAAATGATGCGAGGTAGAAGACTCCCGCGACCAGGATGATCGCCGGGCCGGACGCGACGCTGGCATGATACGATATCAGCAATCCCGCCATCCCCGCCGAAACGCCGATCAGCACGGCAAGCCCGAGCATGGCGTCGATATGCTTGACCCAAAAGCGCGCCGCAATGGCGGGAATGATCATCAGGCCGACGGCCATCAGCGTTCCCATGGCCTGGAATCCCGCGACCAGATTCATCGCCGTCAGCGCCAGAAACAGCAAATGATACAATGTCGTCCGTCCGCCCTGGCTGCTCAGAAAGGCGGGATCGCATATCGCCATCACCAATGGCCGATAGGCGATCGCAAGGGCCATGAGCGTCGCGCCGGTAATGCCGGTCATCAAAAACAGGCTCGCCTGATCGACCGCCAGCACCGAGCCGAACAGCAAATGCATCAAATCGATCGCTCCCCCGCGCAGGGAAACGAGCATCACGCCTAAAGCCAGCGCGACAGGATAGAGCGCGGCGAAACTGGCGTCTTCGCGCATCTGGGTAAAGCGGGACGCCAGCCCCGCGAGCAGCGCCACCGCGACTCCGGCGCAAAATCCTCCCAGGCTCATGAGCGGCAGCGAGAACCCGGCTACCATGAAGGCGATGGCGACGCCCGGCAGCACGGCGTGAGACATGGCCTCGGCCATCAGGCTCATGCGCCGCAGCACCAGAAAAACCCCAAGCGGCGTGCTGCCGCACGCCAGGATGACCACGGCGGCAAGCGCCCGGCGCATAAAGGCGTAATCGGCGAACGGGCCTATGAGATAGTCATAAATTTCCATCATGACGCGTCACCTTCGCCATGATGGTGATGAGAATGATCGTGGGCATGATGCCCATGATGATGGCCGTGATCGTGCGGCGGCAAATCGCGATCGCATTGCGGTGCTCCGTCGCGCCAGCTTTCGGCCAGTAATTTGGCCCGTTGCAAATTCTCGTCCCGCAAGACTTCCGCCGCCGGGCCGATGGCCACCAGTTCGCGGGCGAGCAGCAGGGCATTTTCGCAGAATTCGCGCACCACGCTGAAATCATGCATGACGGCCATGATGATGCGGCCTTCGTTGCGCCATTGCTGGAGCAGGGGGGCCAGATCGGCGACGGTGCGGCTGTCGATGGGGGCGAAAGGCTCGTCCAGCAGGATCAGCTTCGCGTCCTGGACGATGATGCGGGCGAACAGCACGCGCTGAAACTGTCCCACGGAAAGGCTGGCGATAGGCCGTTCGGCGAAGGCGGACATGCCCGCGCGCGCCAGCGCGGCGCGGCTTGCCTCCAGCATGGCGGGCGTGATCCCTCCGGCCAGGCCCGTCCGCCGCCAATGGCCGAAATTGACCAGATCGATGACCCGCAGCGGAAATTCGCGGTCGACTTCGCTTTGCTGCGGCAGATAGGCGCAGTCTTTGGCCCCGATGCCGGTGCGGATGATATGGCCCGACATCAGCGGGATCGTCCCGGTAATGGCTTTCAGAAGCGTGCTTTTGCCGCCGCCGTTCGGGCCGACGATGGCGGTCAGGCTGCCGGGCGGAAATTTGGCCGATATGTGATGCACGGCGGGATGCCGTTCATATCCGGCGCTGAGGTCGCATAGTTCCAGCATGTTCAGCCCATCGCCAGCGCGGCCACGATCGCCAGCATGGCTATCGCGCCGGCGGCAAGCGCCAGGCGCGGCCACAGGCTTAAGGCCAGCAAGGATTTCGGCGCGCTCATCCCGCGATGTTCTGCGAAACCATGCAATACAGCATCGGCAGCGACAGAACGAAATTGGCGCGCGACGTCAGCATGGCGATGCGCGCCGATTTGGCCTTCGCGGCGTCATCGGTGGCGACGATGCCGAGCGCCTTTTTCTGGTTCGGCCAGATGATGAACCAGACATTGAACGCCATGATCAGCGCCAGCCACATGCCGATGCCGATCGTCCGCGCGGGCATCTGCAGAGCCAGGGCTTCATGCAAATAGCCTCTGAGAAACGCGACCGCCAGTCCCGTGACCACGGTTGCCAGGGCCGACCAGCGGAACCAGAACAGAGCGTTCGGGGCGATGAATTTGCCGATAGCGGGCTTCAGTTCCGGGGGGATTTTCGGCATCGTGGGGATTTGCACCATGTTGAAGTACCACAGTAGGCCGATCCACAGGATTCCGGCCACGACATGCAGCCAAATCATGGCATTGATGGCGGCCATCTGGCCGGTGGTGGAATCCGCGAGCAGGTCGCCATGCAGATACAGAAACATCAGGACGGCGAGCGCGACGCTGGCGGCCAGCGCGGTATATAGCCCTTCCAGAATTTTGCTCATGCTGCGACGCTCCTGTAGTGATAACCGGCGGCCATACGGTAAGGCTTATGCAATCTTGGGACAAGACTTAATCACCATTCCGCGCCATAGCAGATAGAGCAGCCTCGAAGGCGCGGTCTTGCGGCGCTTCGGGTGCGCGAGATCGAAGCGCGCCAGGTCGTTCATCAGCAGCATCGGCATTCCCGCTCGCCTTTCGTGGCGCGGCAGCATGGCGATATCGCGGCGCAGGGCCACGATTTTCGCTTCGTCCGGCGCATCGTAATTTTCGGCGGCGCGCGCATAGAGCGGGGCGTTTTGCTTTTGCCCCACTATGGCGGCCGCGACGGTCGCCAGCGGTTCGTATAGGCTGCGGGGAAGAGGGGGCGTTCCGGCCAGTTCCGCGTCGCGCGCGTCGATCAGGATTTGCAGCGGGCCGAGATCGATGCCCCGCTGCTGAACGGCCGCCAGCCGGTCGAGCACGATATGGCGCGGCTGTCCCTTGGTTCCGAGCGCGGTTAGAGCATCCCGCCACCATTGCAGGCGGATATGCCCCATCATGGGTTCCGACACTTGATCCCGCACGCGCGCCAAGGCGGCATGAAAGCCGAACAGGGCCGCCAGATCGCCCCGCGCCGCGGCAGGGGCAAACAGGCATAAGGCATAAAAATCGCGATCCTGAGCCTTTAATTCCTGCAAAAGGGCGATTTCCGGCTGATTAGGTGGGATCGGATTTGACATGGGGGCCGGATTTTTCTATTAGACAAGCATTCCTGAAAATGTGGACCGGCCTAAAGGCCAGTCCCGTCAGCGGCTCGGCTAGCCTTGCGCGCATGAACTATCGGGACAATATAGCATAGAAATGCAAAGGAAAAACAATGAGTAAGCGTGAGAATTCCAAGTACAAAATCGACCGCCGCCTAGGAGTCAATCTCTGGGGCCGTCCCAAAAGCCCGATCACCAAGCGCGAAAGCCGTCCCGGCCAGCATGGCCAGCGCCGTGCCGGCAAGCCTTCGGATTTCGGCATTCAGCTGATGGCCAAGCAGCGTCTCAAGGGCTATTACGGCAATA
This genomic interval from Alphaproteobacteria bacterium contains the following:
- a CDS encoding squalene/phytoene synthase family protein; this translates as MSNPIPPNQPEIALLQELKAQDRDFYALCLFAPAAARGDLAALFGFHAALARVRDQVSEPMMGHIRLQWWRDALTALGTKGQPRHIVLDRLAAVQQRGIDLGPLQILIDARDAELAGTPPLPRSLYEPLATVAAAIVGQKQNAPLYARAAENYDAPDEAKIVALRRDIAMLPRHERRAGMPMLLMNDLARFDLAHPKRRKTAPSRLLYLLWRGMVIKSCPKIA